One Rhizoctonia solani chromosome 2, complete sequence DNA segment encodes these proteins:
- a CDS encoding Retrotransposable element Tf2 protein has product MRQTHEYTWGQNPAAGARAEMFMKPSGIIRKEIHTNYNALAGTNTFRQPNEAVQWLSHKKCGHSKLEKLETPSERIHQPLPVVWKEYTDALAQDISPVNLDSHGTAYMRNQLHPQKTRQPPDKLRYPLGQRTIMELIVAPCSDIIKTPLYKLKGEEEYEVDKFVDWAAEDGIWKYRVRWKGYAPHEDTWEPAKDLQCCKDKLRNFFANYLDAPAANDPSLQMRAKLKEARWSNNSASQKLPALSLFKLSLPKFALLSSSCAPHYPSMPTFSSINALAYNPCLYIDCYIMNNPEKMRAHLDSSAVMTFIGMT; this is encoded by the exons ATGAGACAAACACATGAGTATACATGGGGACAAAACCCAGCAGCCGGAGCAAGGGCGGAAATGTTTATGAAGCCATCTGGGATCATCAGGAAAGAAATCCATACAAATTACAATGCTCTAGCTGGTACCAACACATTCAGACAACCAAATGAAGCAGTACAATGGCTTTCACACAAAAAATGCGGTCATTCAAAATTGGAGAAACTGGAAACTCCCTCAGAGCGTATACATCAACCCCTGCCTGTTGTCTGGAAGGAATATACGGATGCGTTGGCGCAGGATATCAGCCCAGTAAACCTGGATTCACACGGAACAGCTTACATGCGTAACCAGTTACATCCACAGAAGACACGACAACCCCCAGACAAGCTGAGGTATCCGTTAGGACAACGTACCATTATGGAATTAATAGTTGCTCCATGTTCAGATATCATTAAAACGCCTTTGTACAAACTCA aaggagaagaagagtatgaagtAGATAAATTTGTAGATTGGGCAGCAGAAGACGGAATCTGGAAGTACAGGGTcagatggaagggatatgcgCCCCATGaggacacatgggaaccagccaaGGATCTACAGTGttgcaaggacaaattgcgcAACTTCTTTGCTAATTATCTGGATGCCCCAGCCGCCAATGACCCATCCCTGCAAATGCGTGCAAAGTTAAAAGAGGCAAGATGGTCAAACAACTCAGCAAGTCAAAAACTGCCTGCTTTGTCACTTTTCAAGCTCTCACTGCCAAAATTTGCCCTGCTAAGCTCTTCTTGCGCTCCCCACTATCCCAGCATGCCCACTTTCAGCTCCATCAATGCCTTGGCCTACAACCCCTGCCTCTACATTGATTGCTACATCATGAACAACCCAGAGAAGATGAGAGCACACCTAGACAGCTCtgctgtcatgaccttcattggcatgacataa